DNA from Apis cerana isolate GH-2021 linkage group LG13, AcerK_1.0, whole genome shotgun sequence:
GAAaggttcaaaaaaattattattaacaaatattacttaaattattttatcacttCTCCGCATTAATCTCATTactgataaagataaaaaaaacttccaCAGCTTCATCATCCGCAACTATGGATCAAATCTCGAAGAGCACCGGAACCGGAAGGATTCATCGAGCACTCCTCCAGAATAAACGCCCTAGCAAAGAATCCTCTTTTGTTAGTCTGGAGGAACGGCGAGGTGCAATCAATCTTCATGGATCCCGCAGAAAGCGTCTCTTCGGCAAATTTAAAACGAGGCCTTGCCAGCCTTCTCCAATACAGAGTGTTCGACAACGACGTTGAAGAACGTGACGCTTCTGGTCTCTGTACCGTGATCTATCACTCCCTGGGACCCGAAACAGTGGGAAAACGAAAAACATCCTGCGAACAAAGCACTCTACCATCAAGGAAACGACATCCAAATCCATCGTTCGACGTAAGAGTGTCGAGTAGTCGCAATTCCACGTACGAGCTCACGCAAGACCTGCTTCTGCCCAGCTTGATTCGTGACGAGGAGAGGCACAGGATGGTACTGGCCGCCAGGCCGGAAATGGGCACCATAGTTACGTCAGAGAGGACACTCGAACTGTTGCCTGGCACGCTCAACGCGAAAACCGTGCAAGCTGATACCTTGAAGCAGGCTGTTGCTGCTGTGCAACCTGGATGTAGGGAGACGAGTATCGAACTGCAATTGGAGCCATTTGCGTGCCCTGATAGCGGATGTCCGACGGTCAGTTCGAagaactttttcatttatttcaattattttatatttattgtgctTCTCTTcatttaatagtaatagtttaatatcgatataaaatctGTTGTCTAGTTGGTGAAATCAATAGCGTGACAGAAAACCGGAAGACTTATAATTATCCtcgtttaaatgtttatttgtctactgtttcctcttctttgtttatttatgaGAGCaactaattattatcatcaagacggtataaaaaattaaaaaatacaaatggatttattataaattgtaaaaataattcattagaaatgaaaatttattgatttttttaaacgttaaagataaaataatagaaaagtatttatataatagaaaatttgaaaaaaagagatacttggaataatcattatttatctatttttgtattatataatttcagatTGAACAAACAATCGACGAGTATCGCAACGCTTTGGAGAACAACGCTTTGGGCACAGGGAAATCCGCCTCTGCATTCCTCAAGTTAGTACCTCTAGTCAAATCAGCTTCTCCGGACgagcttttgaaaattttaaaaagtcccCGATATCGTCAACTAAAACCACAATTATTGGACATATTTGGTGTGGCCTCAACTGTGGCGAGTCATCAAGCAGCCATGAAGATTCTCAAACAAGATGAAAGAGGCGACGAAACCGAAAGATATCTCTGGGCCCTGTCCTTATCCCCAACACCAGATGCAGATATCGCTAAAAATATCCTAAAACGATCAGAAGAGACTAATCCAAACGATAAAGTAGCAGAAACACTAGCCCTAACTGCAGCAGCGATGGCACGCCATCTAGGATCTCCAGTTGCTATCGAAAAAGCAAGGAGCAGCTTAGAAATTGGCCTCGACAGTTGCACAGGAGAAGAATGCAAATTAAAGTTCCTTAGAGCACTAAGAAATTTAAGAAGTGAGACTGCGATCCCTAAATTGCTAAAATTTGCAACAAGCGAGGAAAAATCGCTCAGCATTGCTGCTTGGAAAGCTTTAGCGATTCTACCCAAAGATTCAATTACATCTGAGGTGAAGAAAGCAGCCAGACGTGTTTTCTATCAAATAGGGGGACCCAAGAGGGACAGTAGTGCTAGAACTCTGGCCTTAGATATTATTCTCGAAACAGGTCCATCGAAAGAGGACATTAGACATCTTGTGGAATACTTGGCAGGCACAGATCCTGCATACGAGGTCCGCAAGTATCTCAGTCAACGATTGGAACAACTTTCTGAAAAAGATCCTCAATTGGCCAAGGATTTGAACGAAGTCTTAAGTACAAGTGGAAAAGATATCGTTAAT
Protein-coding regions in this window:
- the LOC108004036 gene encoding microsomal triacylglycerol transfer protein isoform X1 translates to MPVTTLTVSLVYLLALFGSYCQMAPAVAGATRGWQLGSGLKYKLTTTLLFSEAAPSKSSGDVGFRLTGELDVTAAWRKPDDRDTFLLRIELHHPQLWIKSRRAPEPEGFIEHSSRINALAKNPLLLVWRNGEVQSIFMDPAESVSSANLKRGLASLLQYRVFDNDVEERDASGLCTVIYHSLGPETVGKRKTSCEQSTLPSRKRHPNPSFDVRVSSSRNSTYELTQDLLLPSLIRDEERHRMVLAARPEMGTIVTSERTLELLPGTLNAKTVQADTLKQAVAAVQPGCRETSIELQLEPFACPDSGCPTIEQTIDEYRNALENNALGTGKSASAFLKLVPLVKSASPDELLKILKSPRYRQLKPQLLDIFGVASTVASHQAAMKILKQDERGDETERYLWALSLSPTPDADIAKNILKRSEETNPNDKVAETLALTAAAMARHLGSPVAIEKARSSLEIGLDSCTGEECKLKFLRALRNLRSETAIPKLLKFATSEEKSLSIAAWKALAILPKDSITSEVKKAARRVFYQIGGPKRDSSARTLALDIILETGPSKEDIRHLVEYLAGTDPAYEVRKYLSQRLEQLSEKDPQLAKDLNEVLSTSGKDIVNYNVFSQKGLSTAFTRSFLRSPDSNGSLVTIQEINSGLMKRGIVDVILQVEDHEEALFSLGLFAGGLGSFVSTSEEEDIQDNEPATAGMELDFLGVGIRPFVFFSGQGELMGHVWSGTASERTPAFQALSAIHYYNEYIPLASGIVVEIDVQGAVSFDLAGQIQLSLWSRNAQSLVDLKAGVVIQGGTKVRSDFVQSMAEFSMTMEPKLELATDVDFSGPVSLCMKLSQPENVVKYQVYKVERVAGSRHKLRKTRRIRLHNPGKSYLLNRKNNEMCSKITG
- the LOC108004036 gene encoding microsomal triacylglycerol transfer protein isoform X2 encodes the protein MPVTTLTVSLVYLLALFAVAGATRGWQLGSGLKYKLTTTLLFSEAAPSKSSGDVGFRLTGELDVTAAWRKPDDRDTFLLRIELHHPQLWIKSRRAPEPEGFIEHSSRINALAKNPLLLVWRNGEVQSIFMDPAESVSSANLKRGLASLLQYRVFDNDVEERDASGLCTVIYHSLGPETVGKRKTSCEQSTLPSRKRHPNPSFDVRVSSSRNSTYELTQDLLLPSLIRDEERHRMVLAARPEMGTIVTSERTLELLPGTLNAKTVQADTLKQAVAAVQPGCRETSIELQLEPFACPDSGCPTIEQTIDEYRNALENNALGTGKSASAFLKLVPLVKSASPDELLKILKSPRYRQLKPQLLDIFGVASTVASHQAAMKILKQDERGDETERYLWALSLSPTPDADIAKNILKRSEETNPNDKVAETLALTAAAMARHLGSPVAIEKARSSLEIGLDSCTGEECKLKFLRALRNLRSETAIPKLLKFATSEEKSLSIAAWKALAILPKDSITSEVKKAARRVFYQIGGPKRDSSARTLALDIILETGPSKEDIRHLVEYLAGTDPAYEVRKYLSQRLEQLSEKDPQLAKDLNEVLSTSGKDIVNYNVFSQKGLSTAFTRSFLRSPDSNGSLVTIQEINSGLMKRGIVDVILQVEDHEEALFSLGLFAGGLGSFVSTSEEEDIQDNEPATAGMELDFLGVGIRPFVFFSGQGELMGHVWSGTASERTPAFQALSAIHYYNEYIPLASGIVVEIDVQGAVSFDLAGQIQLSLWSRNAQSLVDLKAGVVIQGGTKVRSDFVQSMAEFSMTMEPKLELATDVDFSGPVSLCMKLSQPENVVKYQVYKVERVAGSRHKLRKTRRIRLHNPGKSYLLNRKNNEMCSKITG